The region CTCCATTGTGGTAACGCTTGTCGTTATTGACGCATGGCGTTACTATCTTCTCATGATCGTCTCATTCAAGGACGCGGGCACAGCACGACTCGCCGGCGGAATGCGAGTCAGGCGTTTCGTCGCCATCGAGTCTGTCGCCCGTCGCAAACTTCGGCAGCTCGAGATCGCCGGACGCCTCGACGACCTGCGAGTGCCGCCCGGCAATCGACTCGAAGCGCTGAAGGGTGATCGCGACGGGCAGCACAGCATCAGGGTGAACGATCAGTACAGGGTCTGTTTCCGCTGGACGGCGGCGGGACCGGAAGATGTCGAAATCGTGGACTACCACTAGAAGGTGACGACTATGGCAAGGCTCGAGCCGGTGACACCAGGCGAGCTCCTCCTCGAGGAGTTCCTAAAGCCCATGGGCATCTCGCAGT is a window of Actinomycetota bacterium DNA encoding:
- a CDS encoding type II toxin-antitoxin system RelE/ParE family toxin encodes the protein MIVSFKDAGTARLAGGMRVRRFVAIESVARRKLRQLEIAGRLDDLRVPPGNRLEALKGDRDGQHSIRVNDQYRVCFRWTAAGPEDVEIVDYH